A single window of Vibrio stylophorae DNA harbors:
- the map gene encoding type I methionyl aminopeptidase, translating to MSIPIKNADEIEKMRVAGKLAAEVLMMIEPHIKPGVSTGEIDRICHDYIVNTQQAIPAPLNYHGFPKSICTSVNHVVCHGIPDDNQLLQDGDIINIDVTVIKDGYHGDTSKMFLVGEVSAEDKRLVRVTQDSLYHAMKKVKPGVKLGELGTTIQKFIKKSGRFSIVKDYCGHGIGAKFHEEPQVVHYKNNDNTVLKAGMCFTIEPMINAGRFACITDEDDGWTSYTIDGKNSAQWEHTLLVTEDGCEVLTLRDDDTIPRHMKN from the coding sequence ATGAGTATTCCAATTAAAAACGCTGATGAAATCGAAAAAATGCGCGTCGCTGGTAAGCTGGCCGCAGAGGTCTTGATGATGATCGAACCACACATCAAACCCGGCGTCAGCACGGGGGAGATCGACCGTATTTGTCACGATTATATCGTCAATACCCAGCAAGCAATTCCTGCGCCGCTGAACTATCACGGTTTCCCCAAATCCATTTGTACCTCTGTAAACCATGTGGTTTGCCACGGTATTCCAGATGACAACCAACTATTACAAGATGGCGACATCATCAATATCGATGTCACTGTCATTAAAGATGGTTACCACGGTGACACTTCTAAAATGTTTTTAGTGGGTGAAGTCAGCGCAGAAGACAAACGCTTGGTTCGCGTAACGCAAGACAGCTTGTACCACGCAATGAAGAAAGTGAAACCTGGCGTTAAACTTGGCGAGCTTGGTACAACCATTCAAAAATTCATTAAGAAAAGCGGTCGCTTTTCCATTGTCAAAGACTACTGTGGTCACGGCATCGGTGCGAAATTCCACGAAGAGCCACAAGTGGTGCACTACAAAAACAATGACAACACTGTATTGAAAGCTGGCATGTGTTTTACCATCGAGCCAATGATCAATGCCGGTCGCTTTGCTTGTATTACCGATGAAGACGATGGCTGGACTTCTTATACCATCGATGGCAAAAATTCAGCGCAGTGGGAGCACACCCTACTGGTCACTGAAGATGGCTGCGAAGTCCTCACCCTACGTGATGACGACACCATTCCACGTCATATGAAAAACTAA
- the rpsB gene encoding 30S ribosomal protein S2, with amino-acid sequence MATVSMRDMLKAGVHFGHQTRYWNPKMKPFIFGARNKVHIINLEKTVPMFNEALAKLNAIAERKGKVLFVGTKRAASESVKEAAINCEQFYVNNRWLGGMLTNWKTVRQSIKRLKDLEVQAADGTFEKLTKKEALMRTREMEKLEKSLGGIKNMGGLPDALFVIDADHEHIAIKEANNLGIPVFAVVDTNSDPDGVDFVIPGNDDAIRSVQLYLNAVAQTVNEGRNQDIVAQAEQDGFVAAE; translated from the coding sequence ATGGCTACTGTTTCTATGCGCGATATGCTGAAGGCCGGTGTGCACTTCGGCCACCAAACCCGTTACTGGAACCCAAAAATGAAACCTTTCATTTTCGGCGCACGTAACAAGGTTCATATCATCAACCTAGAGAAAACTGTTCCTATGTTCAACGAAGCGCTTGCTAAGCTAAACGCTATCGCTGAGCGTAAAGGCAAAGTTCTTTTCGTTGGTACTAAGCGCGCAGCCAGCGAATCTGTAAAAGAAGCTGCAATCAACTGTGAGCAGTTCTATGTGAACAACCGCTGGTTGGGCGGTATGTTGACTAACTGGAAAACTGTTCGTCAATCAATCAAGCGTCTTAAAGACCTTGAAGTTCAAGCTGCTGACGGCACTTTCGAAAAGCTAACCAAGAAAGAAGCGCTAATGCGTACTCGTGAAATGGAAAAGCTTGAGAAATCACTTGGCGGTATCAAGAACATGGGCGGTCTACCAGATGCGCTATTTGTTATCGACGCTGATCACGAGCACATTGCAATCAAAGAAGCAAACAACCTAGGTATTCCAGTGTTTGCTGTTGTTGATACTAACTCTGATCCAGATGGCGTTGATTTCGTAATCCCAGGTAACGATGACGCAATCCGTTCAGTTCAACTATACCTAAACGCTGTTGCTCAAACTGTAAACGAAGGTCGTAACCAAGACATCGTTGCACAAGCAGAGCAAGACGGTTTCGTAGCTGCTGAATAA
- the pyrH gene encoding UMP kinase, which yields MTTNPKPMYQRILLKLSGEALQGEEGFGIDAKVLERMAQEIKELVELGVQVGMVIGGGNLFRGAGLAQAGMNRVVGDHMGMLATVMNGLAMRDALHRAYVNAKLMSAIPLNGVCDSYNWADAISQLRDGRVVIFSAGTGNPFFTTDSAACLRGIEIEADLVLKATKVDGVFDADPVKNPDATLYSELSFQDVLEQELKVMDLAAFTLARDHKMPIRVFNMNKPGALRRVVMGEQEGTLIS from the coding sequence ATGACCACGAATCCTAAACCAATGTATCAACGTATTTTGCTCAAACTCAGTGGTGAAGCACTGCAGGGCGAGGAAGGTTTTGGTATTGACGCCAAAGTTCTGGAGCGCATGGCGCAAGAAATTAAAGAATTAGTTGAGCTTGGTGTGCAAGTTGGTATGGTTATCGGCGGCGGCAACCTATTCCGCGGTGCAGGGTTGGCGCAAGCTGGTATGAACCGTGTTGTTGGCGATCACATGGGTATGTTGGCCACTGTGATGAACGGTTTGGCGATGCGCGATGCGCTTCATCGTGCTTATGTGAACGCGAAACTCATGTCTGCGATTCCATTGAATGGCGTGTGTGACTCATACAACTGGGCCGATGCAATTAGTCAATTGCGTGATGGTCGTGTGGTGATCTTCTCTGCCGGTACTGGTAATCCATTCTTTACCACAGATTCAGCAGCGTGTTTGCGTGGTATTGAGATTGAAGCCGATTTGGTGCTCAAAGCGACCAAAGTCGACGGCGTATTTGACGCGGATCCTGTTAAGAATCCTGATGCGACGCTATATAGCGAACTATCTTTCCAAGATGTGCTTGAGCAAGAGCTAAAAGTGATGGATCTCGCGGCCTTTACACTGGCGCGTGATCACAAGATGCCAATTCGTGTATTTAACATGAATAAGCCAGGTGCTCTACGTCGCGTAGTGATGGGTGAGCAAGAAGGTACGCTGATCTCTTAA
- the frr gene encoding ribosome recycling factor — MINEIKKDAQERMEKSIEALGNNLSKIRTGRAHPSLLSGIMVEYYGAPTPLNQVANVIAEDARTLAITVFDKELTQKVEKAIMMSDLGLNPMSAGTVIRVPLPALTEERRKDLIKIVRGETEQGRVAIRNIRRDANADLKGLLKDKEISEDEDRRAQEDIQKITDAAIKKMDDVLAAKEKDLMQV, encoded by the coding sequence GTGATTAACGAAATCAAAAAAGACGCGCAAGAGCGCATGGAAAAAAGCATTGAAGCTTTGGGTAATAACCTTTCAAAAATCCGTACGGGTCGTGCGCACCCAAGTCTGCTATCAGGCATCATGGTGGAGTACTACGGTGCCCCAACACCTTTGAATCAAGTTGCAAACGTGATTGCTGAAGATGCACGTACTTTGGCGATTACTGTATTTGATAAAGAGCTGACACAGAAAGTTGAAAAAGCGATCATGATGTCAGATCTAGGTCTTAATCCAATGTCTGCCGGTACTGTGATTCGTGTACCACTACCAGCATTGACTGAAGAGCGCCGTAAAGATTTGATCAAAATTGTTCGTGGTGAAACTGAACAAGGCCGTGTGGCTATTCGTAACATTCGTCGCGATGCCAACGCTGATCTGAAAGGACTTTTGAAAGATAAAGAGATTTCAGAAGATGAAGATCGCCGCGCACAAGAAGATATTCAAAAAATTACGGATGCCGCAATTAAGAAAATGGACGACGTGCTTGCAGCGAAAGAAAAAGATCTTATGCAGGTCTAA
- the tsf gene encoding translation elongation factor Ts — MATVTAALVKELRERTGAGMMECKKALVEANADIELAIENMRKSGAAKAAKKAGNLAAEGAIIIKESNGVAALVEINCQTDFVAKDGNFAAFANAVAEAAAASKASIEELQAQFEEARVELVAKIGENINVRRVEYIEGVALASYRHGEKIGVVVAGEGDAETLKHIAMHVAASRPEYVNPEDVPADVVAKEREVQVEIAMNEGKPQAIAEKMVEGRMKKFTGEIALTGQAFIMEPKQTVGQVLKEKGASVSNFIRLEVGEGIEKAEGLSFAEEVALAQKG, encoded by the coding sequence ATGGCAACAGTTACCGCTGCCCTAGTTAAAGAACTGCGTGAGCGTACTGGCGCAGGTATGATGGAATGTAAAAAAGCGCTTGTAGAAGCAAACGCTGATATCGAACTTGCGATTGAGAACATGCGTAAGTCTGGCGCTGCAAAAGCTGCTAAAAAAGCAGGCAACCTAGCAGCTGAAGGCGCAATCATCATCAAAGAATCAAACGGTGTTGCTGCACTTGTTGAAATCAACTGCCAAACTGACTTCGTTGCTAAAGATGGTAACTTCGCTGCATTTGCAAACGCAGTTGCAGAAGCTGCTGCAGCTTCTAAAGCAAGCATCGAAGAGCTTCAAGCGCAATTCGAAGAAGCGCGCGTTGAACTTGTTGCTAAAATCGGTGAAAACATCAACGTACGTCGCGTTGAGTACATCGAAGGTGTTGCACTTGCTTCTTACCGTCACGGCGAGAAAATCGGTGTTGTTGTAGCGGGTGAAGGCGATGCTGAAACTCTAAAACACATCGCAATGCACGTTGCTGCATCACGTCCTGAGTATGTAAACCCAGAAGACGTACCAGCAGACGTAGTGGCTAAAGAGCGTGAAGTTCAAGTGGAAATCGCGATGAACGAAGGCAAGCCACAAGCAATCGCTGAGAAGATGGTTGAAGGCCGCATGAAGAAATTCACCGGCGAGATCGCTCTAACTGGTCAAGCATTCATCATGGAACCTAAGCAAACTGTTGGCCAAGTGCTAAAAGAGAAAGGTGCTTCTGTTTCTAACTTCATCCGCCTAGAAGTTGGTGAAGGTATCGAGAAAGCTGAAGGCCTAAGCTTCGCAGAAGAAGTAGCATTGGCGCAGAAAGGTTAA